One stretch of Halobacillus litoralis DNA includes these proteins:
- the proB gene encoding glutamate 5-kinase codes for MLSQDKKRVVIKIGSSSLTSMHGEVSRRKLEKLVDEVVQLKDDGHEVLLVSSGAVAAGYRKLGCLERPSSLPEKQAAASIGQGLLMESYSDLFLSHGYMGSQILITRSDFSDEDRYNNARNTINVLLERGIIPIVNENDTITIDRLKFGDNDTLSAKVAGLVDADQLIILSDIDGLYDADPRKNEDAKLLDKVHEITPEIEAAAGDPGSAVGTGGMKSKIDAFKISMASGISSFLGKANTPNIVYDAVYGNATGTYFETTTDSENLDQKKQWIAFNSGPEGEVIIDHRAKESIVEMKKSLLPMNVHHVKGRFEKGAVVRIHDLDGDEIGLGVVNYSSDEMEEMISLTEPELESYEQAAIERKDFVCHLDVALPVGV; via the coding sequence ATGTTGAGTCAAGATAAAAAAAGGGTAGTTATTAAAATAGGGAGTAGTTCCCTCACCAGCATGCACGGTGAAGTCAGCCGCCGTAAATTAGAAAAATTAGTAGATGAAGTCGTCCAACTGAAAGACGACGGCCACGAAGTTTTACTCGTATCCTCAGGAGCGGTAGCCGCAGGTTATCGCAAACTAGGTTGCCTCGAGCGCCCAAGCTCTCTACCTGAAAAACAGGCAGCCGCATCCATTGGCCAAGGATTGTTGATGGAATCTTATTCCGATCTTTTCCTGTCCCACGGTTATATGGGTTCTCAAATTCTCATTACTCGCAGCGACTTCTCTGATGAAGACCGCTACAACAATGCACGTAATACGATTAATGTGCTGCTTGAACGCGGCATTATCCCAATCGTTAACGAAAATGACACGATTACAATCGATCGACTGAAATTCGGTGATAACGATACACTTTCTGCAAAAGTCGCAGGACTCGTGGATGCTGATCAATTAATCATCCTATCCGATATTGACGGACTTTACGATGCAGACCCTAGAAAAAATGAGGACGCGAAACTACTTGATAAAGTCCACGAAATCACCCCAGAAATCGAAGCCGCAGCTGGTGATCCAGGTAGTGCAGTCGGCACAGGCGGTATGAAGTCCAAGATCGACGCATTCAAGATTTCCATGGCATCCGGCATCTCTTCCTTCTTAGGAAAAGCAAACACGCCGAACATCGTTTATGATGCCGTGTACGGAAATGCAACAGGAACGTATTTCGAAACAACGACAGACTCTGAAAACCTTGATCAGAAGAAGCAGTGGATTGCTTTCAATTCTGGACCAGAAGGTGAAGTCATTATCGATCATCGTGCAAAAGAATCGATCGTTGAAATGAAGAAGAGCCTTCTGCCGATGAACGTTCACCATGTAAAAGGACGTTTTGAAAAAGGTGCCGTTGTGCGTATTCACGACCTTGATGGAGATGAGATTGGTCTAGGCGTTGTCAATTATTCTTCAGATGAAATGGAAGAAATGATCAGCCTGACTGAACCTGAACTTGAGTCATATGAACAAGCAGCAATCGAACGTAAAGATTTTGTCTGCCACTTAGACGTTGCCCTGCCCGTAGGTGTTTAA
- a CDS encoding nucleotidyltransferase domain-containing protein yields the protein MRQRDAVEKIKESLKEDERVKAVFLKGSMGRGEEDEHSDVDLYVLVDEVDMDAFLKNRQKHLESYQPIIFFDDIFIIAPQIIAVYENLLHVDLFTVTEETLVHKDFFRVLYDPEQRMEKHESHQNLYLSEKDFLYAVDDIAFFFLQYKKAADRGNDLWAVKVANDIGLNVAKVLLQKYAPDRAQLGLKAVPHALPSAHVQEMENVYGWISLEQHDKAVGHMAVMIEKHLEWLEEWWGNETYTIPFLKRMIEVMKNRTPL from the coding sequence ATGAGACAAAGAGATGCAGTAGAAAAGATAAAGGAAAGCTTGAAAGAAGATGAACGCGTGAAGGCTGTGTTTCTAAAGGGTTCGATGGGGCGCGGGGAGGAAGACGAGCACTCGGATGTGGATTTGTATGTGCTGGTCGATGAGGTGGACATGGATGCTTTTTTGAAAAATAGACAAAAGCATCTCGAAAGCTATCAACCCATCATTTTTTTCGATGACATTTTCATTATCGCTCCTCAAATCATTGCTGTATATGAAAATTTACTGCATGTCGATCTTTTTACAGTTACTGAGGAAACGCTCGTACATAAAGATTTTTTCCGTGTTCTCTATGATCCGGAACAACGTATGGAAAAACATGAATCTCATCAGAATCTCTATTTATCTGAAAAGGACTTTTTATATGCGGTCGATGACATTGCTTTCTTCTTCCTGCAATACAAGAAAGCGGCTGATCGTGGGAATGACCTTTGGGCTGTAAAGGTAGCTAATGATATAGGTCTGAATGTAGCAAAAGTTCTTTTACAAAAATACGCACCGGATCGAGCGCAGCTTGGTTTGAAGGCTGTCCCGCATGCACTTCCATCTGCTCACGTTCAGGAGATGGAGAACGTGTATGGCTGGATCTCATTGGAGCAGCATGATAAGGCTGTGGGCCACATGGCTGTTATGATAGAAAAACATTTGGAGTGGCTTGAAGAATGGTGGGGGAATGAAACTTATACCATTCCTTTTTTGAAGAGAATGATTGAAGTAATGAAAAATAGAACCCCCTTATAA
- a CDS encoding glutamate-5-semialdehyde dehydrogenase, whose translation MTLTTNVNVEAQAIEAKKASKKLMILSEQEKNQALNHLADVLERDYETILAANEKDLANGREKGFTDAFMDRLSLSKERVAEFAQGLRDVSKLEDPTGQVVTDWTLENGLQVEKVTVPLGVIGMIYEARPNVTVDATGLALKSGNAIVLKGGSSAINSNQAIVEVMHRGLEETKIPKEAVQFIASTDRAATNELFKMKEHIDVLIPRGGGKLIQAVVENATVPVLETGVGNCHIYVDKHADVEKAINILVNAKTDRPAVCNAAETLVVHKEWLSENKDALIAALKENDIAVHGDEYILDIIPGSVLAGEEDWASEYLSTDIAVKAVDDFTDAITHIETYGTKHSEAIVTEDAESAQKFFALVDAAALYHNASTRFTDGGALGFGAEIGISTQKLHARGPMGLPALTTVKFLMKGTGQIR comes from the coding sequence ATGACACTAACAACTAATGTGAACGTTGAAGCACAAGCAATTGAAGCGAAGAAAGCTTCCAAAAAATTGATGATTCTTTCCGAACAAGAAAAGAACCAGGCGCTTAATCACTTAGCCGATGTACTAGAACGTGATTATGAGACGATTCTAGCTGCCAATGAGAAAGATTTGGCGAATGGTCGTGAGAAAGGCTTCACCGATGCGTTTATGGACCGTCTTTCCCTATCAAAAGAGCGTGTAGCTGAGTTTGCCCAAGGGTTACGCGATGTTTCTAAACTTGAAGATCCAACAGGTCAAGTAGTGACGGATTGGACGCTTGAAAATGGTCTTCAAGTTGAAAAGGTAACCGTACCTTTAGGTGTTATTGGTATGATTTACGAAGCACGTCCGAACGTAACTGTTGATGCAACAGGTCTAGCGTTGAAATCCGGTAATGCGATTGTATTGAAAGGTGGATCTTCTGCGATTAATTCTAACCAGGCGATCGTAGAAGTTATGCACCGTGGTCTTGAAGAAACGAAGATTCCGAAAGAAGCAGTACAATTCATCGCATCCACTGACCGCGCAGCAACGAATGAACTGTTCAAAATGAAAGAACACATCGACGTACTCATCCCTCGTGGTGGCGGGAAGTTAATCCAAGCTGTTGTTGAGAACGCAACGGTCCCTGTACTTGAAACAGGTGTGGGAAACTGCCACATTTATGTCGATAAGCATGCAGACGTTGAAAAAGCAATCAATATTCTCGTGAACGCGAAGACAGACCGCCCGGCGGTATGTAACGCTGCAGAAACACTTGTTGTTCACAAAGAGTGGTTGAGTGAGAATAAAGATGCGCTTATCGCTGCATTGAAAGAAAACGACATTGCTGTGCACGGTGATGAGTATATCCTGGATATCATCCCAGGCTCTGTTCTTGCCGGCGAAGAAGACTGGGCAAGCGAATACTTGAGCACAGACATCGCCGTTAAAGCTGTGGACGATTTCACTGATGCGATCACACACATTGAAACGTACGGAACGAAACACTCAGAAGCGATTGTGACAGAAGATGCAGAATCAGCACAGAAATTCTTTGCACTAGTAGATGCTGCCGCTCTTTATCACAATGCCTCCACACGTTTCACTGACGGTGGTGCGCTAGGCTTCGGAGCCGAAATCGGTATTTCCACACAAAAATTGCATGCCCGTGGCCCTATGGGACTCCCTGCACTGACGACAGTGAAGTTCTTGATGAAGGGTACCGGCCAAATTAGATAA
- a CDS encoding nuclease-related domain-containing protein, with protein sequence MSREKSLELLKLESLLNRISTHHPLREEIANRLGRLSAGRFGEATADHYMQYLPGRRIQDVRIHDGIQPFQIDTLLISKKCLVILEVKNYKGELHFDLDQRKLIRTIEGKSEIFQDPFVQIELQTFQLQRWLKRSGFPSIPISSFIVIANSNASLKFQGVDLSKRKRVMFVKQLPTHLTGFMESFEGKNVWADDHLNEFSTRIKSEYASYDSDVMKQYGITKEQLIWGVPCPYCRMLGMARRRDHWLCERCGSKSKDAHLHLLKDHQLLIGDTITNAEFSASTGIRSAKVARTLLNQCCTHNNRHSKARKYTIDLVR encoded by the coding sequence ATGTCTCGAGAAAAATCACTAGAGCTTTTAAAGCTTGAATCTCTTCTTAATAGGATTTCCACCCACCATCCTCTCAGAGAGGAAATAGCAAACCGTCTAGGGCGCTTGTCTGCCGGTCGTTTTGGTGAAGCAACAGCTGATCACTACATGCAGTACTTGCCAGGGAGAAGGATACAGGATGTCAGGATTCACGATGGGATCCAACCTTTTCAGATAGACACTCTGCTTATTTCTAAGAAATGCTTGGTCATTCTGGAAGTGAAAAACTACAAAGGGGAACTCCATTTCGATCTTGACCAACGGAAACTCATAAGAACAATAGAAGGAAAAAGCGAAATATTTCAAGATCCCTTTGTACAAATAGAACTGCAGACATTTCAGTTGCAACGCTGGCTCAAGAGGTCCGGCTTCCCCTCCATCCCCATCTCCTCTTTCATAGTCATCGCTAACTCCAATGCCTCTCTGAAATTCCAAGGAGTAGATCTTAGTAAAAGAAAAAGAGTCATGTTCGTGAAACAACTACCGACTCACCTAACAGGATTCATGGAAAGCTTTGAAGGAAAAAATGTGTGGGCGGACGATCACTTGAATGAATTCTCAACAAGGATTAAATCAGAATATGCCTCCTACGATTCAGATGTCATGAAACAATATGGAATTACTAAAGAACAGCTCATTTGGGGAGTTCCATGTCCTTACTGTCGTATGCTCGGCATGGCGAGACGGCGTGATCATTGGCTTTGTGAACGGTGTGGATCTAAATCAAAAGATGCTCATCTACATTTATTGAAAGATCATCAATTGCTGATTGGAGACACGATTACAAATGCAGAATTCAGTGCTTCAACTGGTATCCGATCCGCAAAGGTGGCTCGTACTCTCCTAAACCAATGTTGCACCCACAACAATCGTCACTCTAAGGCAAGAAAATATACGATAGATTTAGTTAGGTAA